The genomic DNA CGGTTCTCCCTGCTCCAGATTAGAAAAGATGATACACATCCTGCGGATGCTCCATCCGAACTTGCGGATCGCTGGCTCCTGTCCCGGCTCTCAGAAACCCTTGCCGAAGTGACCGATGCCCTTGATAACTACCAGTATGACCGTGGGCTGCGAGCCATCCGTGACTTTGCCTGGTCTTCACTTGCAGACAACTATCTTGAACTGGTCAAGGGCAGGCTCTATTCTGATCTCCCCTCACGTGGTGGTGCGGTCTACACCCTTCGCCTGACGCTGGATGCACTCTGCCGGATGATCGCGCCCTATACTCCGTTCTTCGCATCCGAATGCTATCATCATCTCACCGGGAACCGGGTGATTGATCAGTCGTGGCCTGAGATCCCACTGGATGATGCCACATCCCTCCAGGATGGTGATCTGCTCGTCTCGATCGTTTCGCTTCTCAGGAAATACAAGCACGATGCCGGACTGGCCCTGAATGCTCCACTTGGTCATGTGACAGTCTATACTCCGGGCCGTTCTATCAATGATGGTGGTGATGCCGGGAGAACGACCAATGCGGAGATCGATTGGCGATCAACCGAACCGCGTCTTGACCGCGTGCTCTCGGATGTCACCTTCAATATGGGGATCATCGGCCCCGCCTTCAGAAAAGATGCAGGCGCCGTGATGGCAGCAATCAGGTCACTTCCACCGGAAACACTTGAAGCAGGAGTCAGTTCGGTTGAGATTGCGGGATCACCACGCGAGATTCCGGAGGGTGCATATACCCCGGTATTCTCCTATGCAATTGAGGGGGAAGAGGTGGATCTCCTTACGATCCCGGATGTGGTTCTCGCAATCCGCAGACGCGCCTGATCTCGTCTGCCACAAAGGAGGCGATCACCTCCATTTTTTCTTCTGCATCAATGAGCAGAAACCGCGCGGGATCTGACTCTGCGCGTGCAAGATACTCTTTCTGGACAGCGGCAAGCACTTCTTCACGCTCGAAATGCTCCAGTGCCTCTGCTGATCCGAGCCGCTCAAGAGCCCGGTCTACAGGGAGAACGAGGAGGAATGTCAGATCCGGGGTGATTGACCATCCCCTGTGCAGTGCGGCAAGCCACTCTCCTGGATCGTCAAGTATGCCAGCGAGTGTCACCTGCTGGTAGGCAAACCGTGAATCAGTAAACCGATCTGAGATCACGATCTTCTCCTCAGAAAGAGCTGGCAGCACAACCGTCTTCAGGTGTACTGCATGATCGGCGACAAAGAGCAGGGCTTCTGCTATCGGGTCGGTCTCTTCTGCAATCACCCTGCGGACCGCTTCCCCGATCCAGGTTGCACCGGGCTCCCGCGTGAAGACGCAGTCTATATCGGCAAGCCTGGTTTTGAGCGACTCAATCAACGTGCTCTTCCCGGATCCATCAATTCCCTCAATTGTTATCAGCAGAATCTTCCCCTCCGTACATGGTCAGGCTCCACACCTCCGGTATGAATGGCAGTCGCAAGAATCGCGCCATCATATCCGGCATCTGCAAGCATCTCAAGATCACGTGTATCGCGGACACCCCCGCCATAGATGAGAGGGAGATCGGTTGCGGATCGGATCTCGCAGGCCTTTTCAGGTGTGATCCCTGCTCTCCCGCCGACTGCGGTGATATTGAGGTAGATGCAGCCTGCAAACCCCAATTCCTCTGCGCGTGCCAGGATGGCTGCCGGATCTTCTCCTCCGGGTACAACGAACCCCTCCCTGACATCGACACTCAGGTATCTCCCGGGAAAACCACAGAGATTGCTTCCGGCAGTCTCTGTTCCAACGACATTTTCGATAAATGGCGCATCAAGCATATCGTCTGGTCCCCTGCATCCACGGTCAAGATAGCAGCGGGAGATGAGATCACCAAGGCCAAGGACAAGTGCGTCATGCGATCCTCTTCCCTCGATCCGGTCAAGATCTGCAATATATACAGACTTTGGACGGATCGAACTGATATATTCTCGCGGTTCGGCAGATTTTGCCAGCCCCCAGTCAAGAGGGGCATATTCCGACCGTCTTCCAGCTTTTCCGTGCACCACCATGCCGGACTTGAGATCTATTGCACAAATGAGCTCCATCGTAGAACGCAATCACTATTATCATTTGAGATCATTAAGTTCTATGGAATTACTTGTCAGCCCGAGTTCTCTGGAAGAGGCGAAACTCTCTCTATCTGCTGACATAATCGATGTGAAACGCCCGGCTGAAGGCTCACTTGGTGCGAACTTTCCATGGGTGATACACTCGATCAAGGCGATTGCAGGAGAAAAACCAGTTTCGGCGGCTATCGGTGACTTTCCGGCTAAACCGGGGTCTGCTGCCCTTGCTGCATATGGAGCTGCCTGTGCAGGTGCAGATTATATCAAAATCGGGTTATTTTTTGCAGACCACGATGATGCGCGCCAGGTGATCCATGCTGTTGTGAATGCGGTGAAACCAAAGTTCCCGGAAAAAACTGTTGTCATCGCTGCATATTCGGATTATGAGCGTCTCAACACGATATCTCCCTTTGATATGGCGCTCATTGCAGCCGAGGAAGGTGCCGATGTCTCGATGGTTGATACCGGGATAAAAGATGGGAAAAGCACCTTTGCCTTTATGGATGAATCATCGCTTTCCAGCTTTACCCGGGAGAACCGCCGTCTTAGTATGAAGACCGCACTTGCAGGTTCTCTGAAATTTGAGGATCTTCCACTGCTCAGGCGGATCGATCCTGAGATCATCGGCGTGCGGGGCATGGTTTGTGGCGGTGACCGTTCGTCTTCCATTAACCCTGTGCTGGTCGAAAAAGCACTTGAGCTCATCCGGTGTTAATCATGTTTGAAAAAAAGCTGAATATTCCTGTTTCACTGACATATGACGATGTCCTCCTTGAGCCTGCGGAGTCCTATGTCGAACCGAGTGAAGCCGATATCCGCTCACGGTTCTCAAAGAACATCCAGCTGACTATCCCCATCTGCAGCTCCGCAATGGATACGGTAACCGAATCAATGATGGCTATCACCCTGGCCCGGGAAGGGGGGATCGGGGTGCTCCACCGCAACCTCAGCGCAGAAGCTGAGGTCGAGATGGTTCGTATCGTCAAGCGTGCAGAGGATTTAATCGAACGGCATGTACTGTTTGTCAACCCACAGTCCACAATCATTGCTGTTGAGAGGCTGATGAACGAGCACGGGATCGGTGGAGCGCCTGTTGTTGAGGACGGCCGGCTTGTCGGTATCGTCAGCAGGCGTGATATCCGGGCTATCGTTGGCAGGCGTGGTGAAGAGCCTGTTGAGAAGGTGATGACACGGGATCCATTCACGGTTGGTGAGGATGTCACGCCTGAGCAGGCGCTTGAGCTGATGTATGCAAAGAAGGTTGAGCGTCTGCCGGTTTTAAACAAAAAGGGCGACCTGCTGGGCATTATAACGATGCAGGATCTCCTTGAGAAGCGGCAGTTTCCGCGGTCGAACCGTGATGAGCACGGCAAGCTCCGGGTGGCCGCTGCGGTTGGCCCATTTGATTTTGAACGTGCGATGGCTCTTGATGAGGCGGGTGCGGATGCGCTTGTCATCGACTGCGCTCATGCCCATAACATGAAGGTCGTCAAATCGGTGAAGGAGATCAAGGAGAGTGCAAAAGCAGACTGCATCGCAGGCAATATCGCCACCGGAAAGGCAGCATCCGAGTTTGTGGATGTTGTCGACGGGATTAAGGTTGGTATTGGTCCTGGGTCCATCTGCACCACTCGGGTGGTCGCCGGTGTTGGTCTCCCGCAGATCTCTGCGATTGCCTCGGTTGCTGATGTGATGCATGAAGCAGATGTGCCGGTGATTGCAGATGGCGGTATCCGTTTCTCTGGCGATGTCGCAAAAGCGATTGCTGCTGGTGCAGACTGTGTCATGCTCGGGAGCATGCTTGCAGGAACAGATGCATCCCCTGGGCGTATCATCGTCATAAAGGGCAGGCGGTATAAACAGTACAGGGGTATGGGTTCACTTGGAGTCATGACCGGCGGCCAGTCAAGTGATCGGTATTTCCAGTCCAAGGGGATTGGTGCCACCAAGTTTGTGCCTGAGGGTGTGGAAGGGGCTATTCCCTACTCTGGTGAAGTCTCGGATGTGATCTACCAGCTCATCGGGGGTCTCAAGTCGGCCATGGGGTATACCGGTTCACAGACGCTCCAGGATCTGAAAACAAAGTCCAGCTTTGTGCGGATCACCGCAGCCGGAATCAAGGAGAGCCACCCACACGATATTGTGATCACAGACGAGGCTCCGAATTACCGGCTCTCCTGAGGTTTGGTGCAGGTTTGTCTTCTCTCTTGGCTTAGAGTAGACAATTTACCTGCCTCTCTTACCACTTTTCTCTGTATTGTCTCCCTCAAAGCTTCCCTCTCACACGGGATATATAAAAACCTGATCAGATCCGGTATCAAAACCCCGATTCCTGCCTGTGTCCGGGATTGTCAGTTATGCTAGCTGTTTTATATCAGGAATACTAACATAATGCTAGTATGCTTGATCATGTCGAGATGTCCCGCCTGCTTGACATCCTTGGAAACCGCAACCGGAGGCGGATTATAGAACTGCTCCGCCAGAAGCCATGCTTTGTCACCGAGATTTCCGATCGGCTCCTCCTCTCCCCAAAAGCAGTGATCGAGCACCTGAATATGATGGAGCGTGAGGCGCTTATCTCGTTTTTCCTGGATGAACGGAGGCGAAAATACTATTTCCTTCAGACCGAGTTCGATCTCGTCGTCTCGGTGAAAGAGACCAGACGCACACAGCGGGTTGCAAGCCTTCCATCTGCTGATCTCCGCCTCATCGAATCACTCTCCATGCTCCGCCGGATGGCACGCGCCCGCGAGAGCCTTCTTGATACGCTTGAGAACCTTGAGCGGGACATCGAGGCGACGATGAATGAGATCGTCAGGATGAGTCGGAGCGAGGAGAGCAGGGAGACTGATCTCGATATCATTATTACGCTCTCCCACCAGGATCTCACCCTTGATGAGCTTGCAGAAATCATGGAGACAGACACATCAATAATCCAGGCCTCGCTTGCAGACCTGAAAGCCCGGGGGATTGTCACGCAGGAGGGGGATCGCTTCTCTATCGAGGGTATCTATGGAACACCACAGGGATCATGACAAAGACCTCCGCAAAGGAAGCCTCCGTATCATCGGGTGTGTACTCCGCCCGGAAGGGGGCTTTGGTGGCTATGTGCTTGTTCCGGTGGAGAGCAGGCCCCCGGATCTCCCCTACGAGATGATCGAAACCGAAAACCGGATTTATATCACCGCATCACTGCCAGCAGACGATCTCCTCACCTCAGCTCCCTATGCACGAATCGAGCGTGACAGGGTTGCACTTGTGGTCAATGAACATGAGACATGGATTGTGCTTCCAGCAGAGATCCGTGTCGTCCACTCCACATATACCATCAGAAACGGGGTCATTGATATCTTCTGCAGAAAACCGATTGGGTTTCATCCAATACGGTATTTTAGCCATTGAGCCGGGTGCAGAGTACGATAGCACTTGGTTTGCCAGCATCACGCTTCGTAACTGTCGTCTGTCCAGACATGGGATGAGTGCCGGGGTTTTTGAAACTGATCTGCTTTTAGCCTGCCTGCCTGCCCCCCCTCTCTTTGATAGAGGACGTTGCCTGCGATTATCTGCTGATACACTGCCTGCTCTCTCTCCGAAAGTCTCCTGAATGCATCGTCTGTCAGTATCATTGCAGCGACATCTCTTCCTCCAACCGGGGTGTGAGCCCGGATACACTCTTCTGCAACGCCTGCATCATCTGTTCTGATACAGAGTCCAATCTCGCTCTCTGCGGTATCGGTTCCGTCTGCACAGCTGCCAAAGAGAATAATTGTACTGGATACAGCCTCAAGGTCGGAGAGGAGGCTGCTGCATTCAAACAGGGTGATCAGAATCTTCATCTCACGCAGCAGGGGGCTTGATTCCCGTGCCTGGTAGGTGACAATACGCCCCCGCTCCCTGCGCCTGATTATTCCGGCACCTGCAAGCTCCACTAAGGTCTCACTCACCGGGCCAAGCGGGAGCCCGAGTTCCCGCGACAGTTCCCTCACATAGAAGGTGTCGCGGGGGTGCCTGCCCAGGTGCCTGATGAGTGTGAAGGCTCTTTCCGAACATATGTTCGATAATGTGAACATATGTTCGTATATTAGAACATTAGGCTATAAGCATTTCCCTTCTCTTGAGAAGTACACTGCTAAAAAATTGGGGTGAAGGGAAACCCCATGTCGTCTGGGTATGATACCACGTGTGGTCAGGTATCCTGCAGCGTCTCAATCGCCTGGCCTGCCATCGACCGGACATAGGGATTCTCATCTTCAAGAAGCGGGCGAAGATCCAAAACTGCGGACGAGATGCCAAGGAGCAGAAGCCCCTTGGCTGCCATGTACCTGACATGATCCTTCTCATCAGAGAGGGCAGCAGAGAGGTGGGGCAGGGCCTCTGGCCTCTTCATCAGCCCAAGCGCCTCACAGGCACGGTACCTGACGACCCACCACTGATCTGAGAGGAGCGCAGCAAGCCCGGGCAATGCAGTCTCACCAAAAGATGCAAGCACTCTCGTACTCGCATTCCTGACCTCCTTTGACTCATCCCTGAGTGCTCCGATGAGGTGAGGGAGAGCTGCCTTTGCCACCTGAGGTGGATTGCCCTCTGCTGCTTCCTGCGCAAGCATGCCAATAGCTGCAATCCTGACGTCAGTGCCCTCCTCTCCCTGCAGGATCTCAAGTGCCTCCTCAATGGTTGCTCGTGTATGATTTTTGGTGTTGTTCATCATACAGATATCTCCACGGGATCATATCTTTGTTCCCCCATCTGGTATGCCTGCACGCGGGAAAAACTATCTTCTGAGCGCCCAATGGTATCAATGATCCCTATGGAGACGAACAACATGAGCCGGGACGAACCAGCACACTCGGTTCTCTTATTCACGCCAAAAGTGTTTTTGAATCGTGAACTCTCCTGGATACAGTTCAACAGGCGGGTCCTTGAGGAGGCCAGGGATCCGAACCATCCGCTTCTGGAACGGGTAAAGTTCCTCTCGATATTTGGCAATAACCTGGATGAATTTGTGATGATCCGTCTCTCCGGACTCTGGAGACAGGCCGAAGCAGGAGCACTTGAGCGGCCACCGGATGGCCTCTCTCCGCAGGAGCAGATACAGGGAGTTCGAAAGGAACTGCTTCCTCTCCTTCAGGAGGCAGTCTCCTGTTTTGAAGATGAGCTGCTCCCCGAACTCCGGGATGAGGGGATCATCATCCACCGGATGGCCGATCTCAGGCCGGAGGATCAGAAGCATGCGCGGGATATCTTTCAGAAAGAGGTATTCCCTGTTGTCACGCCGATGGCTTTTGATGTCTCCCATCCATTCCCCTTTATCTCAAACCTCTCGCTGAATCTCGCTGTTGTGATAACTGATGAGAAGCGCGGCAGGCTCTTCTCCCGTGTGAAGGTACCGCGAACCCTTGGAAAACGGTTCGTCAGGCTGCCTGCCATGGAGGATACAGGAAGTGGTGAGAGCCATTATGTCATGCTTGAGGATCTCATCACGGCAAACCTGGATCTTCTCTTCCCCGGAATGACGGTGGTTGCTGCCTATCCGTTCCGTGTAACACGGGATGCCGATTTTGAGATTGAGGAGGATGAAGCATCTGATCTCCTCACAACAATCGAGGAGAGCGTCGGGCACCGCCGGATCGG from Methanocalculus natronophilus includes the following:
- the tmk gene encoding dTMP kinase; this encodes MLITIEGIDGSGKSTLIESLKTRLADIDCVFTREPGATWIGEAVRRVIAEETDPIAEALLFVADHAVHLKTVVLPALSEEKIVISDRFTDSRFAYQQVTLAGILDDPGEWLAALHRGWSITPDLTFLLVLPVDRALERLGSAEALEHFEREEVLAAVQKEYLARAESDPARFLLIDAEEKMEVIASFVADEIRRVCGLREPHPGS
- a CDS encoding HisA/HisF-related TIM barrel protein translates to MELICAIDLKSGMVVHGKAGRRSEYAPLDWGLAKSAEPREYISSIRPKSVYIADLDRIEGRGSHDALVLGLGDLISRCYLDRGCRGPDDMLDAPFIENVVGTETAGSNLCGFPGRYLSVDVREGFVVPGGEDPAAILARAEELGFAGCIYLNITAVGGRAGITPEKACEIRSATDLPLIYGGGVRDTRDLEMLADAGYDGAILATAIHTGGVEPDHVRRGRFC
- a CDS encoding (5-formylfuran-3-yl)methyl phosphate synthase — encoded protein: MELLVSPSSLEEAKLSLSADIIDVKRPAEGSLGANFPWVIHSIKAIAGEKPVSAAIGDFPAKPGSAALAAYGAACAGADYIKIGLFFADHDDARQVIHAVVNAVKPKFPEKTVVIAAYSDYERLNTISPFDMALIAAEEGADVSMVDTGIKDGKSTFAFMDESSLSSFTRENRRLSMKTALAGSLKFEDLPLLRRIDPEIIGVRGMVCGGDRSSSINPVLVEKALELIRC
- the guaB gene encoding IMP dehydrogenase, with the protein product MFEKKLNIPVSLTYDDVLLEPAESYVEPSEADIRSRFSKNIQLTIPICSSAMDTVTESMMAITLAREGGIGVLHRNLSAEAEVEMVRIVKRAEDLIERHVLFVNPQSTIIAVERLMNEHGIGGAPVVEDGRLVGIVSRRDIRAIVGRRGEEPVEKVMTRDPFTVGEDVTPEQALELMYAKKVERLPVLNKKGDLLGIITMQDLLEKRQFPRSNRDEHGKLRVAAAVGPFDFERAMALDEAGADALVIDCAHAHNMKVVKSVKEIKESAKADCIAGNIATGKAASEFVDVVDGIKVGIGPGSICTTRVVAGVGLPQISAIASVADVMHEADVPVIADGGIRFSGDVAKAIAAGADCVMLGSMLAGTDASPGRIIVIKGRRYKQYRGMGSLGVMTGGQSSDRYFQSKGIGATKFVPEGVEGAIPYSGEVSDVIYQLIGGLKSAMGYTGSQTLQDLKTKSSFVRITAAGIKESHPHDIVITDEAPNYRLS
- a CDS encoding ArsR family transcriptional regulator, with amino-acid sequence MLDHVEMSRLLDILGNRNRRRIIELLRQKPCFVTEISDRLLLSPKAVIEHLNMMEREALISFFLDERRRKYYFLQTEFDLVVSVKETRRTQRVASLPSADLRLIESLSMLRRMARARESLLDTLENLERDIEATMNEIVRMSRSEESRETDLDIIITLSHQDLTLDELAEIMETDTSIIQASLADLKARGIVTQEGDRFSIEGIYGTPQGS
- a CDS encoding helix-turn-helix domain-containing protein is translated as MFTLSNICSERAFTLIRHLGRHPRDTFYVRELSRELGLPLGPVSETLVELAGAGIIRRRERGRIVTYQARESSPLLREMKILITLFECSSLLSDLEAVSSTIILFGSCADGTDTAESEIGLCIRTDDAGVAEECIRAHTPVGGRDVAAMILTDDAFRRLSEREQAVYQQIIAGNVLYQREGGQAGRLKADQFQKPRHSSHVWTDDSYEA
- a CDS encoding HEAT repeat domain-containing protein, producing the protein MMNNTKNHTRATIEEALEILQGEEGTDVRIAAIGMLAQEAAEGNPPQVAKAALPHLIGALRDESKEVRNASTRVLASFGETALPGLAALLSDQWWVVRYRACEALGLMKRPEALPHLSAALSDEKDHVRYMAAKGLLLLGISSAVLDLRPLLEDENPYVRSMAGQAIETLQDT